The Acidimicrobiales bacterium DNA segment CTGCGTCAGAACGAGGGTGCGGGCTCCCGGCTGCCGGTCATCTTCCTCACGGCCCGCGACACCACCCAGGACAAGGTGGAGGGCCTGCGCCTGGGCGGTGACGACTACGTCACCAAGCCGTTCAGCATCGAGGAGCTGATCGAGCGGGTGAAGGCGGTGCTGCGCCGGGCCAGCGGTGCCGGGCCGGGCGAGCGACGGCTGAGCTACGCCGACCTGACGCTCGACGAGGACACCCGCGACGTGTGGCGGGGCGGCAAGCTCGTCGACCTGACGCCCACCGAGTACCGGCTGCTCCACTACCTGCTGGCCAACTCCCGGCGGGTGCTCACCCGTGACCAGATCCTGGAGAACGTGTGGGACTACACCTTCTCCGGCAACGCCAGCGTGCTGGAGACGTACATCAGCTACCTGCGCCAGAAGATCGACTCGGTCGACCCGCCGCTCATCCACACCGTGCGGGGCGTCGGGTACAGCCTGAGGTTGCCCGCCGAACGGTGAGGGTGTTTCGGGTGGGTGCCGGGCCTCATCCACGGTCGACGTTCAGGGTGATGAGCCCGAGGTAGCCGTCACCGTCCTCGGCGAGCGTCAGCAGCGTGTCGTCGAGGAAGATGCCGTCGTTCTCGTTGGTGGTCTGGCGGCCGGTGCGCTCGTCGTAGGGCGAGGCCGACTCGAAGAGCGCGTCGCTGACGGTGTCGTCGAAGAAGAGCTGGGTGGTGAGGGCCTCGGCGTTGTTGATGTGCACCTTGGTGTGGATGTGCACGGTGCGGCCCTGGTACCAGCCGGGGTAGATGGTGAGGATCTGGGCGATGCCGGCGGTGTCGGTGACCTGACCGCCGCGGAGGTCGCGGGTGGTGTCGTCGTCGAAGCCCGAGTAGACGCCCGCACCGTCGCAGTGCCAGATCTCGACGACGGCGTCGGGGACGGGGTCGCAGTTCTCGTC contains these protein-coding regions:
- a CDS encoding response regulator transcription factor — protein: MPEPDRQPLVLVVDDEEHITELVAMGLGYNGFAVARAASGREALALIDARRPDLVVLDVMLPDLDGFEVARRLRQNEGAGSRLPVIFLTARDTTQDKVEGLRLGGDDYVTKPFSIEELIERVKAVLRRASGAGPGERRLSYADLTLDEDTRDVWRGGKLVDLTPTEYRLLHYLLANSRRVLTRDQILENVWDYTFSGNASVLETYISYLRQKIDSVDPPLIHTVRGVGYSLRLPAER